The following coding sequences are from one Capsicum annuum cultivar UCD-10X-F1 chromosome 3, UCD10Xv1.1, whole genome shotgun sequence window:
- the LOC107865039 gene encoding probable WRKY transcription factor 27, protein MAENQNDWDLWAIVRSCCNMNNSVHDDVISFDNVNSTSVLVDHGVHEDPTHGNSANNARTSTSFQEQSGCAGDFSDSFATENKHYFGLDEVLGLSKNVNTNSRIEPHNPENQTESITDTPLVEHEKKKNKNKKTRYSLSSSSIEAGKAFPYCRKSTERYEVLAEKLSEADQWRWRKYGMKRTGGSPFLKSYYRCNQGEDCPARRHVQQSSTDSNKVIVTYRGQHSHPPPNQHIATVQGNHNAAAPVEDPPFPSSPSTLLFN, encoded by the coding sequence ATGGCTGAAAACCAAAACGACTGGGATTTATGGGCAATTGTGAGAAGTTGCTGCAACATGAACAACTCTGTTCATGATGATGTGATCAGTTTCGACAACGTTAATAGTACCTCTGTTCTTGTCGATCATGGTGTTCATGAGGATCCTACTCATGGTAACTCCGCTAATAATGCGAGAACATCAACTTCTTTTCAAGAACAAAGTGGTTGCGCTGGTGATTTCAGTGACTCGTTCGCCACAGAAAACAAGCACTATTTTGGGTTAGATGAAGTTCTCGGACTTTCCAAGAACGTTAATACCAACTCAAGAATTGAACCCCACAACCCAGAGAACCAAACTGAATCTATTACAGACACCCCACTTGTAGAACacgagaagaagaagaacaagaacaagaagacaAGATATTCATTGTCGAGTTCAAGTATTGAGGCAGGCAAGGCGTTTCCTTACTGCAGGAAGAGCACTGAAAGATATGAAGTATTGGCTGAGAAATTGAGTGAGGCGGATCAATGGAGATGGAGAAAGTATGGGATGAAGCGAACTGGCGGTTCACCTTTTCTCAAGAGCTATTATAGGTGTAATCAGGGTGAAGATTGTCCGGCAAGGAGACATGTGCAGCAAAGCTCAACAGATTCAAACAAGGTGATTGTAACTTATAGAGGCCAACACAGTCACCCTCCTCCTAACCAACACATTGCAACAGTACAGGGGAACCATAATGCTGCTGCACCAGTAGAAGACCCGCCATTTCCCTCTTCTCCCTCTACTTTGCTGTTCAACTAA
- the LOC107863079 gene encoding protein yippee-like At4g27745, protein MDEVVGPRLYSCYKCRNNVSLHDDIISKAFQGRNGRAFLFTHVMNIVVGAKEDRTLMTGLHTVADIHCGDCNEVLGWKYERAYEPTQKYKEGKFILEKSKIVKENW, encoded by the exons ATGGATGAAGTAGTAGGACCACGCTTATACAGCTGCTATAAATGTCGAAACAATGTCTCTCTTCACGATGATATAATCTCTAAGGCGTTTCAG GGAAGAAATGGCAGAGCTTTTCTGTTTACTCATGTGATGAATATTGTTGTTGGGGCTAAAGAAGACAGAACTCTCATGACTGGTCTTCATACTGTTGCTGATATACACTGTGGGGATTGCAATGAGGTATTGGGCTGGAAATACGAACGAGCTTATGAGCCTACTCAGAAGTACaaggaagggaaattcatacttGAGAAATCTAAAATCGTTAAAGAGAATTGGTAG